The Dyadobacter sp. 676 DNA window CAGCGCATTTTCCGTGATATTCATCACACCGCCTTCGAACCATTTCGTACGCGCTTCCTGAAAGTCCCAGCTCAGCACTTTCTTCCACGGTTTACGCCATTGAAATTGTTGGGCCACTTCCGCCCAGAAACCTTCGGGATCGTCTACACTTTGCTGGTAGGCAACCTTATACTCTTCAAAGGTCTTTATTCTCATGATAAATAAAGGTTTTAAACAGGGAAATTTAGGATTTGCGCGACAAGTTATAATTTTCATTTGGTTAGTCCTACTTAGCCGGAAACTGTGTTGGAGGCACAGACAACCCATTTTACTGAGTATCAATCAATAGCGAAAAATCAGTATTTGTTATGATTCTGATAATATTTCAAATTGACCTTTTATAAGCGTGGAGTGATAGCCGGAATGCGGGCAACGATGTGCGGCCGACGGTAAAAAGAACTACTTTCGGTATTTGAATCACGTTAGCAGATGAGTACAGTGAACGATACGGCCGACCGGAATGGAATGCAGCAAGGCTTTACGGACGCCGAGGTCGCATTCATTCGTGACAACATACACGCGAATGCCGGCGATCTGATCCTGAAAGCGGGCAAATTCAAAGGATTGGATATAAAGAAACTGGCAGGACAGATCCAGTCGCGGCAGAAGGCGCTGAAAAAACTGCCTGAATGGTCGGCCAACGAAAAACTCATTTTTCCGCCCGCTCTGTCGGTAGAGCAATGTTCTTCGGAAGCCACTGCGCTTTACAAGGCGCGAATTGCTTCCGGCGGCACGCTGATAGACATTACCGGGGGCATGGGTATCGACTGCTACTATATGAGCCGCCGCTTTACGGAAACCCATTATTTCGAACAGCAGCCCGAGGTAGTGTCCAGCGCCGCCTACAACTTCGCGCAACTGGGCGCGTCGGGTATACACGTACATGTGGGGGAATCGCTGAATGCATTGCGAAACGGCCTGACAGCCGACTGGCTCTACGCCGACCCGGCCCGTCGCGATGCCAACAAGGAAAAAGTAGTGCGCCTCGCCGAATGCGTGCCCGACGTGGCGGGCAATGCAGGGTTACTGTTAAGTGCTGCCCCCCGTATTTTAATCAAAACTTCTCCCCTGCTCGACATCGACCTGGCCTCCAAAGAACTACCAAAACTGAAAGAAGTACACGCAATAGGTTACGAGCAGGAATGCAAGGAGCTGCTCTTTGTTTTGGACCGCGAAATGCCGGACGCCGGTTTTAAAATCAAAGTCCGCATTATCGACGCGGCAGGGCAACCCATTCACGAGCTCGATTTCGACCGTGAAGAAGAGCGGAATGCATTGGTGGGTTATTCCAAACCGCTGGGCTATTTATATGAACCTCACGCCGCGGTGCTGAAAGCAGGTGCATTCAAAACACTTTGCACGCGGTTCGATATGCAGAAACTCGCCATGCATAGCCAGCTATATACTTCGGAAGAATATGTAAACGATTTTCCGGGCCGCAGTTTCAGGATCGTGGCTGTCTGCAAGCCGGATATCCGGGAGATTTCAAAGCATATTCCAGGCGATAAAGCGAACATTACCACCCGTAATTTTCCCGCAAAACCCGAAGAATTGCGTAAAAAGTGGAAAACGAAAGACGGTGGCGATCGTTATCTCTTCGCCACCACCCTGGCCGATCATTCGAAAGTCGTCATCGTTTGTACCAAAGTTATTTGAGGAATGTTTCCCCGTAGATTTTCTCGGAATAGCCGAGCGTCAGCGCCTTGCCGTTTTCATCTTCGATTACAGGGCGTTTGATGGCCGTCGGATTCGCTGACAACAGTTTTGCGGCGGACTTTGCGTCGGTTACTTTCGCTTTTTCCTCTTCGCTGAGTTCTTTCCAGGTTGTCGAAGCCTTGTTCAGCACTTTGTCCCACGGGAATTCGCTGAACCAGGTGCTGATTTTTTCCGGGCTGATACCGTCTTTTCTGTAATCGTAAAACTGGTAAGGCACCTTGTTCTTATCGAGCCAGGTACGGGCTTTTTTAATGGTATCGCAATTCGGGATTCCGTAAACGGTCAACATAAAAATTACTCTGAAAATAACATGATACTAAACTTCGCTGGTTGCGGTTTCTTCCACCACCTTGTCCGAATCGTGCATTTTCTGATCATCGAGCTCGCCTTCCCAGCGTGCAATTACGGCGGTCGCCAGGCAGTTACCGGTCACATTCACCGAAGTACGGGCCATATCCATCAGCTCGTCGATCCCCATGATCAGCAACACAGGCCATTCGGGCATGCCAAAGTTAGCGATCGCGCCCAATAATATCACCAAAGTAGCCCGCGGGATACCGGCCACGCCCTTGCTGGTGAGCATCAATAATAACACCATCGTAAATTGCTGTCCTACCGACATTTCGGTACCCGTCGCCTGTGCTACAAAAACGGTAGCCAGTGCAAGGTACAACGTGGAACCGTCCAGGTTGAAGCTGTAACCCGTTGGCATGACGAAAGATACGATCTGACGCGGCACGCCGAATTTCTCCATTTTTTCCATCGCCTTGGGCAACGCGGATTCCGAACTCGTGGTAGCGAACGCAATCGAAACCGGTTCGAAAATGGTTTTGGCAAATTTGATAACCGGAATTTTGGCAATTATCGCTACCGGTACAAATACCACCAGGATGAAGACGATCAGGGCACAATAGAGCGTAGCCAGCAGCAGTGCCAGGTTTTTCAAAACGTCGATACCCATATGCCCCACTGTTTCGGCAATGGCCGCCCCCACACCGATCGGCGCGAAATACATGATGATTTTCGTGAATTTGAACATCACCTCGGCCAGCAGCTCCACGCCGTGCACGAATTTCTCCTTCTTGCCCGACGGCAGCAACGCAAGGCTGATGCCGAAAAGCACGCTGAAAACAACGATTTGCAGTACTTCTCCGTGGTAAATGGATTTTGCGATGTTCTCCGGAAACGAATGCAGCACGATCTCCTGCCAAGTCTGTTGGTTCACCTTCGGCAGCGTCGCATTCAGGCTTTCGGGCGGTACGATACCGACACCGGGTTTGAACCAGTTGGCGAACAGCAGTCCGATGATCAATGCGAATGTGGTCACTACTTCGAAATACAGCAGCGATTTCCACCCCATACGGCCTACCTGTTTCAGGTCGGAATGCCCTGCTATGCCTGTCACGAGCGTCGCGAAAAGCAGCGGCGCGATCACCGTCTTGATCATTTGCAGGAATATCTGTCGCAGGAAGTGCAGTTCGGTGCCCATTTTCGGAAAATCGTAACCGATTTCCGTGCCGACGAGCATCGATATGAGGATTGAAGTGGTAAGGTTCTTTTTCAGGATCGCGTAAACAACCAGACCCGCCAGCGCCAGCCAGCGAAGGCCGATCAGCACATTATCAGATAGCGGCAGGATATCATATGCACTTAAAACGGAGGCTATCGCGGCAATGGTAACCAGCACGATATTGACAATGGTAATCTTGCTCTTCATACAGGGGGATTTGGTATTCTAAATCAGTTTGTAACGGTAAACTTATAAAAAATCAAATTAATGATTGTCAACACAACAAATGGAATTTTCCAAAAACACAGAACTTAACCGATGTTACAAACATCGGAAGTAAATTTTTATACTAAACAGAAGAGAAATTATAAAATAAACAATCGTTTACCCGAAAACCGGATATGTATTGGACAAATACAAAAAGTAAAGAGAGCCACGGGCGGCATACGGCTCGAAAAACATGAATTCGTCCCCAATTTGGCATAAAAATTGACACCTTCAAGGTACCGGATCATTAAATCTTGCCGGAAACGGTCGTTATGACCAAAAGTTGACCAAAGTCCTTGATTCGGGTTAGTAAAATCGATATGTTCGGACTACCCATACCCAAAACAAAACCTGCCAGACATGAGAAGTATCCTGATTGCCATCGACTTTTCCGAGAACGCCGAGCGTGCATTGGCCGCCGCCAAACTCATGGCCGAAAAAGATGTAACGGAGCTGCTGATCCTGCACGCTTACCAACCTTACATCGCAGACGTGAATGTTACGCCAGGGAACATAATGCCCGGTATCGGCGGGGCCGATTTCCTGTCGATGGCTACGGAGCTGGAAGAGGAACACCATAAACGGCTCGACGAATACGCTGCCAGGCTCGTGGCGGAAGGTTACAATGCCAAGGCGATCTGGACATTAGGCAGCGTGCAGTCGGCTATCGAGGAAGCCATCAACGACCACGTGCCGGATATGATCGTGATCGGGCGCACCGGGACTGGCGGGTTTCTCGATAAGCTGATCGGCAGCTCGGCCACGCACATCGCATTGAATTCGCCCTGCCCGGTGCTCGTGGTGCCGCCGCAAACCGAACTTACGGAATTCAAGCGGGTCGTTTATGCGACGCAGTTCGAGTACGAAGAAAACAATATCCTTCGGGAGGTTTTTGTATTGATAAACCACCTCGGCGCCCAGCTCACGTTGTTGAAGATCAAGTCGGACACCCAGCCGGACATCCAGCCCGACAACCAGTATGTCGACGACATCAAAGCCCATTTTACGATCCGCGAGGGGCAAATCGTGATCCGCGAAAACAAGCACGTGCTGGACGGCATCGAGGAGTATTGCGACGAGGTGAAGGCCGATCTGTTAATCATGTCCACCCGTGAGCGCTCGTTTATCGAAGAATATCTGATCAATCCGAGCATTACGCGGAAACTCGTTATCGATACACACGTACCTTTGCTGGTGTTTCACCTCAAATAATATCCGATTTGAACAGGACAGACGGCAGTTCAAAGCCGACCAGGAACGGCGGGGCGAGGAAATCGAAAAAGTACGTTAAGCGCGGCCTGCTCACCTCGCCGGGCACGCTCACCTATATCGGCCCCGATATCGAACTGAAAACCAGGATCCGCCGCATCCGGTACAACGAGCACCTGTATAAGGAGGATACCGTGAAATCGCTGGACGAATGCAGGGCCGCGGAAAACGGGGAGAACTTTATTACATGGCTCAATGTGGACGGCATCCACGAAACTTCCCTGATCGAAAAATTGGGGAGGCTCTATCATTTGCATCCGTTGCTGATGGAAGACGTGGTCAATACCGAACACAAGCCGAAACTGGAATTGTATGATAGCGGCCATTTGTTCCTCACACTCAAAATGCTTCACGTCGACTCCGAATCGCCGATCAGCATTTCGGCGGAGCATGTAAGTTTCGTGTTGGGTAAAAACTATGTCCTTTCTTTCCAGGAAGAACTTACGTCCGATATTTTCACGACCGTCGAAAACCGCCTGGAAGCGTCGGTAGGCAAAACCCGCCGTAATGGGCCGGATTACCTGCTTTTTGCATTGATGGACGTCGTGGTCGACAACTACTTCATCGTGCTTGAAAAACTCGGCGATGCGCTCGACGCCACCGAAGACCAGGTGATCCGGGGTGTGCAGGAGCTTTCACTCAAAGATATGTACGCCTTGAAGCGCGAGCTGACACTGGCCCGGCGGCAGATCTGGCCGCTCCGCGATATGGTCAATCAGCTGATCCGCGAAGACAATATGCAAATCAGCCGGGACGTAATCCCCTATTACCGAGACCTCTACGACCACATTATGCAGGTGCTGGACACCATCGATTCGTACCGCGAACTGGTAGCCAGCCTCGTGGATGTGCATTTGTCGACGATCAGCAACCGCATGAACCAGGTAATGAAGACTCTGACGATTTTCTCGGCCGTTTTCATGCCGCTGACGTTTATCGTTGGCGTTTACGGGATGAACTTCGAGTTTATGCCCGAACTCAAAGACCCTTACGGGTACTACTATACATGGGGGGGTGATGGTCGCCGTAACGGCAGGGTTGATATTTTATTTCAAATCTAAAAAATGGATGTAGGATTGATACCTTTGTGCTCTGATTAACGAGCATTGGAATGAGTCTTACCGTCAATACATCCCCTCTGGTAACCACGCGGGCCCAGTACATCCTGACCGACAGTCGGCAGGTTTCTTTCCCAGGACAAAGTATTTTTTTTGCCATCAAAGGCGAGCGCCACGACGGCCACCGTTTTCTGCCGGAGCTTTACGCGGCGGGCGTGCGGGAATTTGTGGTAGAAGAGGCTTCGTTTACCGGCGAATTGCGGGAAACCGCTGCCGCCTGGGATGATGCGCGGATCTGGGTGGTAGCTTCGAGCGTCCGTGCTTTGCAGCAACTGGTGGCTTCCAAAAGAAAGCAATTCGACATTCCGGTGGTGGGCATTGCGGGAAGTAACGGGAAAACGATCGTTAAAGAATGGCTCGCGCAGCTGCTGTCGCCCGGCCGTAGTATTGTGGCCAGTCCCAAAAGCTACAACTCTCAGATCGGCGTTCCGCTTTCGGTATGGAACCTGAGCAAAGAGCACTCGCTCGCGATTTTCGAGGCGGGTATTTCCAAGGCACATGAAATGGAATACCTGCAACCCGTTATGCAGCCTACAATTGGGATTTTCACCAACATTGGTCCGGCCCACGACGACGGTTTCCGGAGCCGGAAGCAGAAGATCACCGAAAAGTTGCGGCTTTTTACGAAGGTTAAAAAGCTTATTTACCGTAAAGATTACCACGAGATTGACGAGGAGGTAAGCCTGATCCTGAAACCGGTAAATGCATTCCTGGAAACGCTTACCTGGGGAAGCAATTATTCGGGTTCCAATGTGCAAGTGAGCTTTACGCCCGGGAAAGACAAGACCGTTATCTCCCTCACCGGCAAGCTCGGCAACCACACGTTCGAAACCGGCTTCCGCGATGATGCATCGCTCGAAAACCTGACGCATTGTATTGTTTTTCTGCTCGATTTCGGGCTGGAACCGGCAGTAATCCAGGAACGCGTGCTATTGCTTAAACCGGTTTCTATGCGCCTGGAACTCAAAGAGGGCATTAACCACTCCTATATTATCGACGACGCCTATAATAACGACTTACAGGGCTTGTCGATGGCGCTGAATTTCCTCTCTCAGCAGGAGCAGCGGAACCGTAAAACCGTCATACTTTCCGACGTGCTCCATACCGGCCAGACACCCGCCGAGCTTTATAAAATGGTATCCAGGCTGCTGGGAGAAAAAGGCATTCACCGGCTAATCGGAATCGGCAGCCAGATCAGCAGTCAGGCCTCGCAGTTCGACATTCCGGAGCAGGAATTTTATGAAGATACCGACACTTTTCTCAAAACATTCGCATTCCACACGCTGGCCGACACGCTTGTGCTCGTGAAGGGCGCGCGTCCCTTCTCGTTTGAGAAAATCGTGCACCGCATTCAGCAAAAAGCACACGGAACGGTGCTGGAAATCAACCTGGATGCCCTGGTACACAACCTGAACTACTACCGTGCCCGCGCCGGACAAGGTACCAAAATCATGGCCATGGTAAAGGCATTCGCCTATGGAAGCGGCAGTTCGGAGGTGGCCGCATTGCTGCAATATCATCGCGTGGATTACCTCGGCGTCGCCTATACCGATGAGGGCGTAATGCTTCGCCAGAGCGGCATTACATTGCCCATTATGGTTATGAATGCCACTTCCCCGACATTCGACCTTCTCTGGCAATACCAGCTCGAACCCGAAATTTACAGCCGGCGCATCCTGACCGACTGGGTCGAATACATTTCCAGAAAAGGCGAGCCGGCCAATACGCCGTCGGTACATTTGAAGCTCGATACGGGCATGCACCGTCTGGGTTTCGTAAAGGATGATTACGAATGGCTGGTGGAGCAACTCGGCAAAAACCCGGCATTGAAAGTCGCGAGCATATTCTCGCATCTGGTGGGCGCGGATGAAGGTGTGCACAATGACTTTTCAAGAAAGCAGTATGCGCAGTTCATGGAAGGTGCGGAACTGATCGAACGGACGCTGGGCTACAAAACCATTAAACATATTCTCAATTCGGCAGGCATTGTACGCTTTCCCGAGTACCGGCTGGACATGGTCCGCCTCGGTATCGGCCTTTACGGTGTGGAAGCGACGGGGCAGGACCAGCGCGCATTGCAATCGGTAGGGACGTTGAAAACCATTGTTTCGCAGATCAAATACCTGGCTTCCGGCGAAACGGTGGGATACAGCCGGAAAGGCATCGTAGCACACGATTCGGCCATTGCCACCCTCGCGATCGGTTATGCCGACGGCTACGACCGCGGCCTGGGCAATGGCGTGGGTAAAGTATGGGTGAATGGCACGCTATGCCCCACGATCGGCAATGTGTGCATGGATATGACGATGATCGACGTCACCAACGCCGGGGTTGAAGAAGGGGATGAAGTGATTGTTTTCGGTAAAGAAGTTCCCATTACGGAACTCGCGAAATCCATCAACACCATCCCCTACGAAATCCTGACGGGCATTGGCGACCGTGTCAAGCGGGTATTTTTCAAAGAGTGATCATTTATTGGCGTCGAACTGCTCTACTTCCGGGCCCGCGCTGGCCGGCTCGGGAGCTTGCTGCGCCATTTCAATGCGCCTGTCCTCTTCCTCAAAAAGCTGCGTGGCCATTACCTGGTCGAGGGTTACGTCGTAGAATGCCTGATGCACGTTCAATGGCTCGCTGCCTTCTTCGATCTCGCATTTGACATAGTTTCCATCCTCCTGTAATTCGTAGGCATTTACATTGTCTTTCAAACTATAATAAAGGATGTGAATAGCCTCCTGGCGTACGCGCGGGTCGACCAGCTTGAACAGGGATTCGATGCGCTTGTCGAAACTCCGCACCATGGCATCCGCACTACCGCCATAAACAAGCGGGTTGCCGTTTTGATGGAAATAAAATATCCGGGAATGCTCCAAAAAGTCGCCGACGAGCGAACGGACTGTAATATTTTCGCTTAATCCCTTGCGTTGCGGCCGCAGGCAGCACATGCCACGAACGATCAATTTAATGGGCACACCCGCCTCGGAGGCCTTATAAAGCTCATAAATCGTGTCGCGGTCTTCCAGTGAGTTTATTTTAATACAAATACCACTTTTCAGGCCAGCTTTCGCATTCTCCGCCTCCTGCTGGATCAATTCGATCAGCTTCGCGCGCATGTAGCGGGGAGCCGTAATGAGGTTCTGGTATTCCGATGGAATGGAATGGCCGGTGATGACATTGAAAAACTCGGAAATGTCGTGGGTATATTCTTCATTCGAAGTGAGGAGGCCGGTATCCGTATACAACTTCGACGTGTCCTCGTTGTAATTACCGCTCGACAAATGCGCATACCGCAATACCCTGTTGCCTTCGTTGCGTACGATCAGCAGCAGCTTGGTGTGTGTTTTGAGCAAGCCAATGCCGTAAATCACAAAGCAGCCCGCTTTTTGCAGTCTTTGTGCTTCACGGATATTATTTTCCTCATCAAAACGCGCTTTCACTTCGAACAACACCGCCACGTGCTTGCCATTCTCCGCAGCGCGCAGCAATGCCTCTGTTACCCGCGAATTTTTAGCGAGGCGGTAAATGGTCAGTTTAATGGACAGCACCTTCGGATCTTCGGCCGCCTGTTCCAGCAATTGAAGCACAGGCTCGAAGTTGTTATAAGGATGGTGCAGCAAAATATCGCGCTCCCGCATCACCTCGAAAATGTCGGGAATGCGCTCGCGGTCGAGCCCCAGCGGCGGCACCGGCGGCCGGGTAGGCGGAATCTGATCTTTGAATTCGGGATGCTTGATAATGCTCCACAGTGCCGTGTAATCGATCAGCGCGTCGGTCAGGAACACGTTATGATCGTCGATCTCCCAGCGTTTTTTAATCAGGTTAAGCAAATCTGGATTAACGTCGGGTTCCATCGATACCTGCACGACCCTTCCCAGGCGGCGACTTTTGATCTTCTGTTTGATCTCGTCGATGAAATCCGCCTCGATATCGTCGCTTTCTTCCAGGGTGAAATCGCCGTTGCGAATGATCCTGAACAGATTTGTCGAAACGATGTCGACATTCCGGTAAAGTTTGTTGACGTGCGCCTTGACGATCAGCTCTATGGGCACAAAGAGTAATTCGTCCTCCCGCTCCACCACATAAAAGCGCGGCAGATTTTGAGGTACCTGCACGAAAGAAAGTTTTCTGTCCTCTTCCGAAGTGGTTCCCTTTACCTGGGTAATCACGCCGAGGATCAACACTTTCGCCAGGAGCACGGGGAATGCATGCGTGTAGTCGAACAGCATCGGCGTCAACATCGGGTATACCGTTCTGTCGAAATACTCTTCCATGGCGGCTTTCTCCCCCGGCGTTGTTTCTTCCAGTCCGGCGATGCGAAAGCCGTGCTTCGCGAACAGCGGCATCAGCTGGTTTTTGTAGCATTCATTCTGGCGGCGCACGAAATCGTGCACCTCTTTCATCAACACTTTGCGGAAGGGTATTTCGCGCAGGCCCGAATAATCGAGGCGCTCCTTGCCGAAATCGAGGTAATTATAAAGACTCCCCACCCGAATGGTGAAAAATTCATCGAGATTGGACGACGTAATGGCGAGAAATTTGAGGCGGTCAAACAGATTACGGTCCTCGTTTGTCGCCTGGTCGAGCACCCTGTCGTTGAATTTCATCCAGCTAAGGTCCCTGCTGATCAGGTCGCTTTGCTGCATTTGGGTATTTGCTTTTTCCGACGACGAACTGACCGCCTTACCGTCTTCCGCCGCGGCGGGTTCCTTCGGGCTTTTGAAAAGTGCGAACAGGTTGGTCAGTTTGCTTCTTTTTTCATTGCTATATATAGGGTCGGATGAGCCGGACATAACGTTATGCTATTAAAAAGGTGTATGAGTATGGCAATAAAAATTCAACGAATCTAAACAATCTATTGTTTTCGGGCCGATGAAGTTTGTGTTAAATTTTCGTTCCAAAAAAGAAACGGATGGCCGTATCCGACAGCCATCCGTTTCAATATGACGGTTTCTGCTAATGGCTACACGTCGACGCGGGCATATTTCGCATTCTTCTCAATAAAATCACGGCGGGGGGCTACTTCGTCGCCCATCAGCATCGAGAAAAGGTGATCAGCCTCGGCAGCGGATTCCACGGAAACCTGTTTTAAACTTCTGCGTTCGGGGTTCATTGTCGTTTCCCAGAGCTGCTCGGCGTTCATTTCACCGAGACCTTTGTACCGCTGCACGTTCACCGAATCTTCCTTGCCTCCACCAATCTCGCGAACAGCTTCCTCGCGTTGTTGCTCGGTCCAGCAATAGCGCTCTTCCTTGCCTTTTTTCACGAGATACAGCGGCGGCTGTGCAATGTAGATGTAGCCGTTATCGATCAGTATCTTCATATAACGGAAGAAGAACGTGAGAATCAACGTACGGATGTGGCTACCGTCGATATCGGCATCGGTCATGATGACGATCTTGTGGTAGCGGAGCTTGTCGATATTCAATGCGCGCTCGTCGCCGTCCTTACCGATCTGCACACCCATAGCGGTGAACATGTTCTTGATCTCCTCGTTTTCGTATATCTTGTACTCCTGCGCTTTTTCGACGTTCAGGATCTTACCACGAAGCGGCAGAATAGCCTGGAATGCGCGGTTACGGCCTTGTTTGGCGGTTCCGCCCGCCGAGTCCCCCTCCACGAGGTACAGTTCGCACACATTAGGGTCTGTTTCCGAACAGTCGGAAAGTTTCCCGGGCAGTCCCGTGCCGGTAAGCACATTCTTGCGCTGCACCATTTCGCGTGCTTTTTTTGCTGCGATACGGGCCTTTGCGGCAAGGATCACCTTGTCGATGATTACGCGGGCTTCTTTCGGATGCTCTTCGAGGTAAATTTCGAGCATTTCGGCCACTACCTGGCTTACTGCGCCGGTTACTTCGGAGTTACCCAGCTTGGTTTTGGTCTGACCTTCGAACTGAGGTTCTGCCACTTTAATGGAAATAACAGCCGTGAGACCTTCGCGGAAATCGTCCCCGCTGATCTCTACTTTTTCTTTTGCCAGAATCCCCGACTTTTCCGCGTAGTTTTTCAATGTACGCGTCAATGCCGCACGAAAACCGGAAACATGGGTACCTCCTTCAATTGTATTGATGTTGTTCACGTACGAGAACACGTTCTCGCTGTAAGAAGTGTTGTACATCATCGCTACTTCCACCGGAATCGCCCCTTTGTCGCTTTCCATGTGGATCGGCTCGGGGATCAACGGCTGGCGGGTGGCGTCGAGGTAAGTCACGAACTCGTTCAGACCTACTTCCGAATAAAACTCCTCATGGCGGAACGTGCCGTTTTCCTCTTCGTCGCGTTTGTCTTCCAGCGTGATGCGGATACCTTTATTCAGGTATGACAGTTCGCGCAGGCGGGTTGCAATGGTTTCGTATTTGAATTCTGTTACAGAGAAAATTGTGGCATCGGGCAGGAAGTGGATGATCGTACCGGTTTTGTCCGATTCGCCGATCACGCGGGTTGCGTAAAGGGGTTTGCCTTCGCTGAACTCCTGCTCGAAAATCTTGCCTTCGCGGTGCACCTCCGCACGCAGGTGCGTGGAAAGCGCGTTCACGCAGGATACACCCACCCCGTGCAAACCGCCGGAAACTTTATATGTGTCTTTGTCAAATTTACCGCCGGCGTGCAGTACCGTGAGCACAACCTCAAGAGCGGACTTTTTCTCTTTGGGGTGCATTCCGGTGGGGATACCCCGACCATTATCTTTGACGGTAATGGAATTGTTTGCTTCTATTGTAACGTTGATGGTGTCGCAGTATCCGGCCATCGCTTCGTCGATGGAGTTATCTACAACCTCCCAAATCAGGTGGTGAACCCCTTTGAAGCCAGTGTCACCGATATACATCGCCGGACGTTTACGAACGGCCTCTAAACCCTCAAGAATCTGGATATTTTCAGCTGAATAGCTGTTTACTTCAAGCACTGCTTCGTTTGACATATAGTTTGTTTTACACTTGGATAAAAAGAACCATTATCTGGCTTTTTAAGCACGTAAAGATACGAATTTTTTATGGTTTTACCTAGCAAAACCCATCGCGAAGCTGCCTTTTGGCGCGGCTCTCCGCCCAAATACCGACCTGGAAGCGCAGGACGGCAAAATATGACATTTCTGTGTTGCCGGGCGGCGGTAGATCATGTCACCATCCGTTATCAGGAAACAAATCTCAATGAATATCCGGCGACATTGCCATTACTTTAAAGCATACCCTCCGCCGGTTGAAACAAGTGTATTGCTGAGCCTGTGAAATGTTTTTTCTCCCGAGCCCGATACGTCCAGGATGCCTATCTCATAAGTGCCGGCGTCGAGGTCGTCGGCCCGCAATTGCGTATTGAAACCGCTTTTATAATAATGGCCGGTCGTAATTATATTCAACCGCGCTTCCACCTTCGGGTTGGCGTTGAGCAGATATACCGTGCCGGTCGCTACATTTTTCAACACCAGGAAACGGTCGTCCAAAAACCGCTTCCGCCGGGGCCACGCATTACTCGACAGGAAATAATACGTAAGGTCTTCCACGCCTTCGCGGACAATGCGGTGAATATCCCAGGTTTCGATATACACACCGTTGTCGACCACTCCGCTTTTAACGGCGAACATCGCATTTAGCTCCCCGGGCGTAACCACAGCCTCGGGTAAAGAGAAAAAGCCTTTTTCATAAGCGGGAAGCAGGTAAAAGTTCCCATACCGGACAATCGACTTTTCTACGGAAAACATACTGCGGTAATTGCGCCAATTGTAAATATCGGCCAGGTAAGTGGTTTTCTTTGCCGCTACGATGCCCGTAAACCGGTAATGCGAATAGGCCCAATAAAAGACGCTGAGGGCCAGCGCACCGGCGAACACCCATTTTCTCCTGAAAAAATCGGTGTAGAATACGAGAAAAATATAGAAAATCGCCGTGGAAAGCGACGCATAAAGCTGGAACCGGCTGGCGACGGTAGTTCCGGCCCAGGACCTGAACAGCGCAATAACCGTGCTGGAAATAAAAATGAATGCAAAAAGTGTGAGCAATTC harbors:
- a CDS encoding ArsC family reductase, whose amino-acid sequence is MLTVYGIPNCDTIKKARTWLDKNKVPYQFYDYRKDGISPEKISTWFSEFPWDKVLNKASTTWKELSEEEKAKVTDAKSAAKLLSANPTAIKRPVIEDENGKALTLGYSEKIYGETFLK
- a CDS encoding universal stress protein: MRSILIAIDFSENAERALAAAKLMAEKDVTELLILHAYQPYIADVNVTPGNIMPGIGGADFLSMATELEEEHHKRLDEYAARLVAEGYNAKAIWTLGSVQSAIEEAINDHVPDMIVIGRTGTGGFLDKLIGSSATHIALNSPCPVLVVPPQTELTEFKRVVYATQFEYEENNILREVFVLINHLGAQLTLLKIKSDTQPDIQPDNQYVDDIKAHFTIREGQIVIRENKHVLDGIEEYCDEVKADLLIMSTRERSFIEEYLINPSITRKLVIDTHVPLLVFHLK
- the corA gene encoding magnesium/cobalt transporter CorA codes for the protein MNRTDGSSKPTRNGGARKSKKYVKRGLLTSPGTLTYIGPDIELKTRIRRIRYNEHLYKEDTVKSLDECRAAENGENFITWLNVDGIHETSLIEKLGRLYHLHPLLMEDVVNTEHKPKLELYDSGHLFLTLKMLHVDSESPISISAEHVSFVLGKNYVLSFQEELTSDIFTTVENRLEASVGKTRRNGPDYLLFALMDVVVDNYFIVLEKLGDALDATEDQVIRGVQELSLKDMYALKRELTLARRQIWPLRDMVNQLIREDNMQISRDVIPYYRDLYDHIMQVLDTIDSYRELVASLVDVHLSTISNRMNQVMKTLTIFSAVFMPLTFIVGVYGMNFEFMPELKDPYGYYYTWGGDGRRNGRVDILFQI
- a CDS encoding class I SAM-dependent methyltransferase translates to MSTVNDTADRNGMQQGFTDAEVAFIRDNIHANAGDLILKAGKFKGLDIKKLAGQIQSRQKALKKLPEWSANEKLIFPPALSVEQCSSEATALYKARIASGGTLIDITGGMGIDCYYMSRRFTETHYFEQQPEVVSSAAYNFAQLGASGIHVHVGESLNALRNGLTADWLYADPARRDANKEKVVRLAECVPDVAGNAGLLLSAAPRILIKTSPLLDIDLASKELPKLKEVHAIGYEQECKELLFVLDREMPDAGFKIKVRIIDAAGQPIHELDFDREEERNALVGYSKPLGYLYEPHAAVLKAGAFKTLCTRFDMQKLAMHSQLYTSEEYVNDFPGRSFRIVAVCKPDIREISKHIPGDKANITTRNFPAKPEELRKKWKTKDGGDRYLFATTLADHSKVVIVCTKVI
- a CDS encoding cation:dicarboxylase symporter family transporter encodes the protein MKSKITIVNIVLVTIAAIASVLSAYDILPLSDNVLIGLRWLALAGLVVYAILKKNLTTSILISMLVGTEIGYDFPKMGTELHFLRQIFLQMIKTVIAPLLFATLVTGIAGHSDLKQVGRMGWKSLLYFEVVTTFALIIGLLFANWFKPGVGIVPPESLNATLPKVNQQTWQEIVLHSFPENIAKSIYHGEVLQIVVFSVLFGISLALLPSGKKEKFVHGVELLAEVMFKFTKIIMYFAPIGVGAAIAETVGHMGIDVLKNLALLLATLYCALIVFILVVFVPVAIIAKIPVIKFAKTIFEPVSIAFATTSSESALPKAMEKMEKFGVPRQIVSFVMPTGYSFNLDGSTLYLALATVFVAQATGTEMSVGQQFTMVLLLMLTSKGVAGIPRATLVILLGAIANFGMPEWPVLLIMGIDELMDMARTSVNVTGNCLATAVIARWEGELDDQKMHDSDKVVEETATSEV